A DNA window from Malus domestica chromosome 12, GDT2T_hap1 contains the following coding sequences:
- the LOC103450805 gene encoding uncharacterized protein has product MAAETVASLQIPTTDEQVEKKIIEGEKAIEQDGVSLTKENGEEAHKTEDLEGLATPSEPPAVEAEKAADAPAQDVPLVEETKLENEAVPDSKTLDIPKHVVDAVESPIEVQSAIESVERELPKEVATDSIEMGQVEQPKIVGTPVPDVPLVEETKAENESIPDSETLNIPKQVADDVEIPAEVQSVVESVVREAPKEPSLDSIEVGKVEEPKIVDAPLSSVEAIEKPEEPLEVTSDEGSIAPVLEKIKDSKPEFFDVRDKLEEPKIVDAPLSSVEAIEKPEEPLEVTSDEGSIAPVLEKIKDSEPEFFEVKDKLEEPEQVEPEEIVQDETVKDEGSIAVKAEPTRVLEEGKTETKDAPSLAVEEKPEQPKLVEQEKKHDEVGLVESVEVKKVKEEGSSVDKVENSTVVEEEKNDEDNKPSRIENLEEASLSREAQIEGDASLPDVTEKLATEDEKKEISAVDVVEKLAEEPAVETEKVGEESVETKENEKSNMIPLDSTQIIKEDENKESSGVDVVEKLEDEAAVELEKVGEKKVETVADGKRDLVTEDSIQPIIEEQRKELNGGDLIEKLVDEDVVKLENFGEENVAKDVKAEDNEERNVIAEDPALPIEESKKKELDSSDVVEKLAEEAVVKVESGEQEMVAKNGGIEENEKRNEKVEDSTQPIDVVEKVAEEAVVETEKPAEENETKNVKFEDDQNKTVLEEDVKNSITSPSEFIEKSFEGAAKDAEPAVETEAAEKIQNATPSDVETKTDKSAEEKPDEVSTAVEVDESEVKGEETVKTDADRLEKIKDEVAKPDQNLEPPPTKDGDQAKPPEDLPKEVPAKSSQKQSNNLLSKVKHSLVKAKKAIIGGKSPSSKNPAIGTKEDIKVK; this is encoded by the exons ATGGCTGCTGAAACTGTTGCCTCACTTCAAATTCCTACCACTGATGAG CAAGTTGAGAAGAAGATCATTGAAGGAGAAAAGGCTATCGAACAAGATGGTGTTTCTTTAaccaaagaaaatggagaagaagCGCACAAAACTGAGGATTTAGAGGGTCTAGCAACACCATCCGAGCCTCCGGCAGTTGAGGCTGAGAAGGCTGCTGATGCTCCCGCGCAAGATGTTCCGCTTGTAGAAGAAACAAAATTGGAAAATGAAGCCGTTCCTGATTCAAAAACACTCGATATCCCAAAGCATGTGGTTGATGCTGTTGAGAGCCCGATAGAGGTTCAGAGTGCAATTGAGTCTGTAGAAAGAGAACTGCCCAAAGAAGTGGCCACAGATAGCATTGAAATGGGTCAGGTGGAGCAACCAAAGATTGTTGGTACTCCTGTGCCAGATGTTCCGCTCGTAGAAGAAACAAAGGCGGAAAATGAATCCATTCCTGATTCAGAAACACTCAATATTCCAAAGCAAGTGGCTGATGATGTTGAGATCCCGGCAGAGGTTCAAAGTGTAGTTGAGTCTGTAGTGAGAGAAGCACCGAAAGAACCATCCCTAGATAGCATTGAAGTAGGGAAAGTGGAGGAACCGAAGATAGTTGATGCTCCTCTATCATCAGTTGAAGCCATTGAGAAACCAGAGGAGCCATTGGAGGTCACTTCGGATGAAGGATCCATAGCACCAGTCCTAGAAAAGATTAAAGACTCAAAACCAGAGTTTTTTGACGTAAGGGACAAACTAGAAGAACCGAAGATAGTTGATGCTCCTCTATCATCAGTTGAAGCCATTGAGAAACCAGAGGAGCCATTGGAGGTCACTTCGGACGAAGGATCCATAGCACCAGTCCTAGAAAAGATTAAAGACTCAGAACCGGAGTTTTTTGAAGTGAAGGACAAACTAGAAGAACCTGAGCAAGTAGAGCCTGAAGAGATTGTGCAGGATGAGACAGTGAAAGATGAAGGCTCGATAGCTGTAAAAGCTGAGCCTACCAGAGTCTTGGAGGAAGGGAAAACTGAAACAAAGGACGCACCTAGTCTAGCTGTGGAGGAAAAACCAGAACAGCCCAAACTTGTGGAACAAGAAAAGAAACATGATGAAGTTGGGCTTGTGGAAAGTGTGGAGGTTAAAAAAGTGAAAGAGGAAGGATCTTCAGTTGATAAGGTTGAAAATTCAACAGTcgtggaagaagaaaaaaatgatgaagataACAAGCCTAGTCGAATTGAAAATCTTGAGGAGGCTTCGCTTAGTCGAGAAGCTCAAATTGAAGGGGATGCTTCTCTACCTGATGTCACAGAAAAGTTAGCTACTGAGGacgaaaagaaagaaataagtgcAGTTGATGTGGTTGAGAAGCTAGCAGAAGAGCCAGCTGTGGAGACTGAAAAGGTCGGGGAAGAGAGTGTGGAAACCAAAGAGAATGAGAAGAGCAATATGATTCCTTTGGATTCAACTCAAATAATTAAAGAAGACGAAAATAAGGAATCAAGTGGGGTTGATGTGGTTGAGAAGCTAGAGGACGAGGCAGCTGTGGAACTGGAAAAGGTTGGAGAAAAGAAGGTGGAGACTGTAGCGGATGGAAAGAGAGATTTGGTAACTGAGGATTCAATTCAACCAATCATAGAGGAACAAAGGAAAGAATTAAATGGAGGTGATTTGATTGAGAAGCTAGTAGACGAGGATGTAGTGAAGTTGGAAAATTTTGGAGAAGAGAATGTGGCAAAGGATGTCAAAGCTGAAGATAATGAAGAGAGGAATGTGATAGCTGAGGATCCAGCTCTGCCAATTGAGGAGAGTAAAAAGAAAGAATTAGACAGCTCTGATGTGGTTGAGAAGCTAGCAGAGGAGGCGGTAGTGAAGGTAGAAAGTGGAGAACAAGAGATGGTGGCTAAGAATGGCGGAATTGAAGAGAACGAAAAGAGAAATGAAAAAGTTGAGGATTCAACTCAACCAATCGATGTGGTTGAGAAGGTAGCAGAAGAGGCAGTGGTGGAAACAGAAAAGCCTGCAGAAGAGAATGAAACAAAgaatgtgaaatttgaagacgACCAAAACAAAACTGTACTTGAAGAGGATGTCAAGAACTCTATTACTTCTCCCTCTGAATTTATAGAAAAATCATTTGAGGGAGCTGCAAAAGATGCTGAACCTGCGGTGGAAACTGAAGCAGCAGAAAAGATACAAAATGCGACTCCATCTGATGTTGAAACCAAGACAGATAAGAGTGCGGAGGAGAAGCCAGACGAAGTAAGTACAGCTGTTGAAGTTGATGAATCAGAAGTGAAAGGAGAGGAAACTGTTAAAACAGATGCTGATAGATTGGAGAAAATTAAGGACGAAGTTGCGAAACCTGACCAGAACTTAGAGCCTCCTCCCACCAAGGATGGTGATCAAGCAAAACCCCCTGAGGACCTGCCAAAGGAAGTTCCAGCTAAGTCCTCTCAGAAACAGTCGAATAACCTTCTGTCAAAGGTAAAACATTCACTGGTGAAGGCGAAGAAGGCTATCATAGGTGGGAAATCTCCAAGCTCGA